One region of Thermoanaerobaculia bacterium genomic DNA includes:
- a CDS encoding glycosyltransferase family 2 protein, whose amino-acid sequence MKLSILIPVYNEARTITTLLERVITAPLPNVIQREIVIVDDASTDDTSSRLDAFIQNHPECNILHNRHEVNRGKGAALRTGVEISTGDVLLIQDADLEYSPSDYPVILGPVLDGLADVVYGSRFLGGPHRVLFFWHYIGNRFLTLLSNMFTNLNLTDMETCYKVFRREAIFPPRWKSNRFGFEPEITAMVAHAGHRVYEVPIAYHGRSYAEGKKIGWKDGVRAIFTIVWANVREMFHRNRS is encoded by the coding sequence ATGAAATTGTCCATCCTGATACCGGTCTACAACGAGGCCAGGACAATTACCACCCTCCTGGAACGCGTCATTACCGCACCCCTTCCAAACGTGATTCAGCGTGAAATTGTAATTGTGGATGATGCTTCCACCGATGATACTTCCAGTCGTCTCGACGCATTTATTCAGAACCACCCGGAATGCAATATCCTTCACAACCGGCATGAGGTGAACCGGGGTAAAGGGGCAGCACTGCGGACAGGAGTGGAAATTTCGACCGGTGATGTTCTCCTTATTCAGGATGCCGATCTCGAATACAGTCCCAGTGATTATCCCGTCATTTTAGGACCCGTCCTTGACGGATTGGCCGATGTCGTTTATGGGTCTCGATTTTTAGGAGGTCCGCACCGGGTTCTCTTTTTCTGGCACTATATAGGGAATCGTTTTCTTACCCTCCTGTCCAACATGTTTACGAACCTTAACCTCACCGATATGGAAACCTGTTACAAGGTTTTCAGGCGGGAAGCGATATTTCCTCCCCGCTGGAAGTCGAATCGCTTCGGTTTTGAGCCTGAGATTACGGCAATGGTGGCCCATGCGGGTCACAGAGTTTATGAAGTTCCCATCGCGTATCACGGTCGATCCTATGCTGAAGGAAAAAAAATCGGCTGGAAGGACGGCGTGAGAGCGATTTTTACGATTGTATGGGCGAATGTAAGGGAAATGTTCCATCGCAACAGATCCTGA
- a CDS encoding ATP-binding protein, producing MTALFSLILGIVLGLGSRRWRSFLWGMLLPVMVLLITAFIPPRTLGERILEHQGRRLQEYLHIRYESLESVARALANLDYVQPDDIDRVMERAHFHGWWTLYDESGSAMRWNHHILRRPVSGHSALSWTLEGWLLTKIQKVKGGEVLLALPQEKTPLTFGIDQVLYFPLRQFAPLLEQTTQAEAVYLWKEQNVPPMLQVKVSTLPFTSLKSSAVRWMYGQSILFLIGFILSAIKRVPFWAPLFLRILLIPVPWASMGFRGWYVDSTQFSLTFLYPWMATALDTLLTLCAVGWTIMLLRPRLIKRTRTFRGLIFVAVTGSFILLTLIAAGNFGESSKPFWGWVIAGLILMTSLMISIREKETPGKTSSLLLNGIVLVLMLSTPWFPFPWPALIVVALVGYVVLRGALSPVLLPLTLVFMTLVPTHYAREDFQKRDIELQKARRTVHRSLLQLAYLNGPVITFFKDCDLTNLFPHAAYLTDWDSLASILARESGLLARGTFVSLSVVRNDRVVSTYSNVAIPEVGVESESFWQVTEEQVFGYVRPIYHATFPVLMEGRPWGNVLTRVMVDDPRIPLNVSPWKGRHRPHHLLSLYGRNGELLSYEGRPLLPALPPAWRAGYDRWIYRWGTGWIYRVRDGNNYYLFAVPDDLRTFPFTLLGLAFLLGCTFWVTTRPFPRGSLVRQLLVAALSALVVFFICIAILLGMTVTYSSVEVRQQVFLQRADQLARMADQLLNDQALDDPQIGYLLSELAGSHLLLYRQGHLVYSTLLGLGDFEPTLRDLRPSILEQLEKSGFVSMVSGAQSMILISLPGSLTQVAFSRPREDLAPALPRWFDILAGTGLTLFGLLLLFILASSRKIVSPLLHLTQEARSVMSGELSHLSVQYGAREVETLSQALVSMVDTLRKEKESLAILVDNLPPAVALVDKYKSILQANEAFRNLLSTVSLEDILQAKNKMVSAGQEWQIQQVPLHGDRMLIVAEDLTDVMKSERYEAWFRMARIIAHEIKNPLTPLRLTLDYINEIANRNPKELLEELPQLTVEMIEQMDELNRTASEFSDFAKITEAHKELFDFRNSIEQWLAPFLHHGNVTILLPEGPVWIEGDERLLRRAVLNIMNNALQSSSPSPPVEVLLSASEETTILSISDEGPGVPDAMLYQIFEPYFSTKVGGTGLGLAIARRIISDHGGHVEAENRENGGFIIRIHFPPGKTP from the coding sequence ATGACCGCACTATTTTCCCTGATTCTGGGAATTGTCCTTGGGCTGGGATCCCGACGATGGCGCAGTTTCCTCTGGGGCATGCTCCTTCCCGTCATGGTTTTGCTGATCACGGCTTTCATTCCTCCAAGGACCCTGGGAGAGAGGATTCTGGAACATCAGGGAAGACGGCTGCAGGAGTACCTTCACATCCGATATGAAAGCCTGGAATCGGTTGCACGTGCCCTGGCTAATCTCGACTATGTTCAACCGGATGATATCGACAGGGTAATGGAACGGGCTCATTTCCACGGATGGTGGACCCTCTATGATGAATCGGGTTCAGCCATGCGGTGGAATCATCATATTCTCAGGCGTCCCGTTTCGGGCCATTCCGCTCTGTCCTGGACGCTGGAAGGATGGCTTCTAACAAAGATACAGAAAGTGAAGGGAGGAGAGGTTCTGCTTGCTCTTCCGCAGGAAAAGACCCCTCTTACCTTCGGGATCGATCAGGTTCTCTATTTTCCTCTCAGACAGTTTGCCCCCCTCCTCGAACAGACCACCCAGGCGGAAGCGGTCTACCTCTGGAAAGAGCAGAATGTCCCCCCCATGCTTCAGGTAAAGGTATCGACTCTGCCTTTTACATCCCTTAAATCCTCAGCCGTGCGATGGATGTACGGCCAGAGCATCCTTTTTCTGATTGGATTTATCTTATCGGCCATCAAACGGGTTCCTTTCTGGGCGCCGCTATTCTTGAGAATCCTCCTGATCCCCGTGCCCTGGGCCTCCATGGGGTTCAGGGGATGGTATGTGGATTCGACTCAATTCAGTCTCACATTCCTGTACCCATGGATGGCAACCGCTCTGGATACCTTGCTGACGCTGTGTGCTGTCGGGTGGACCATCATGCTCCTGCGGCCCCGGTTGATTAAGAGAACCAGGACTTTCCGGGGGTTGATTTTCGTGGCAGTAACCGGTTCCTTCATCCTTCTTACATTGATTGCGGCCGGAAATTTTGGAGAATCCTCAAAACCCTTCTGGGGGTGGGTAATTGCAGGTTTGATCCTGATGACCTCCCTGATGATTTCCATCAGGGAAAAGGAAACTCCCGGGAAAACATCCTCTTTACTCCTGAACGGCATTGTCCTTGTGCTTATGCTGTCGACGCCCTGGTTTCCCTTTCCGTGGCCTGCGCTGATTGTGGTCGCCCTTGTTGGATATGTCGTTCTGAGAGGGGCACTCAGCCCGGTTCTTTTGCCATTAACCCTGGTTTTTATGACGTTGGTACCTACCCACTATGCCAGGGAAGATTTTCAGAAAAGAGATATTGAGCTCCAGAAAGCCAGAAGGACCGTGCATCGAAGCCTTCTTCAGCTCGCGTACCTGAACGGTCCCGTCATTACCTTCTTTAAAGATTGTGATCTTACGAATCTCTTTCCCCATGCGGCGTACCTCACGGACTGGGATTCCCTGGCCTCCATTCTTGCCCGCGAGAGTGGCCTTCTGGCCAGGGGCACGTTTGTTTCTCTCTCCGTGGTCCGTAACGATAGAGTCGTCTCCACCTATTCAAACGTGGCCATTCCCGAGGTGGGGGTTGAATCGGAATCGTTCTGGCAGGTGACGGAAGAACAGGTGTTCGGGTATGTGCGCCCCATTTATCACGCAACATTTCCCGTATTAATGGAGGGACGTCCCTGGGGAAATGTCCTCACCAGGGTGATGGTGGATGACCCCCGGATTCCATTGAATGTGTCTCCCTGGAAGGGAAGACATCGTCCGCACCATCTGCTCTCTCTTTACGGAAGAAACGGTGAATTACTTTCCTATGAAGGCAGGCCACTCTTACCTGCGTTACCTCCCGCCTGGCGTGCAGGATATGATCGTTGGATCTATCGATGGGGGACCGGCTGGATTTACAGGGTGAGAGATGGAAACAACTACTACCTCTTTGCCGTCCCTGACGATCTCCGTACCTTTCCCTTCACCCTGCTGGGTCTTGCCTTTCTCCTGGGGTGTACCTTCTGGGTTACCACCCGTCCCTTTCCGAGAGGTTCCCTGGTCAGGCAGCTTCTCGTAGCAGCATTGAGTGCTCTTGTTGTGTTCTTTATCTGTATCGCGATCCTGCTGGGGATGACCGTGACCTATTCATCGGTTGAAGTCAGGCAGCAGGTATTCCTTCAACGAGCGGATCAGCTTGCCCGAATGGCCGATCAACTCCTGAACGATCAGGCTCTCGATGATCCGCAGATTGGTTATTTGCTTTCAGAACTGGCCGGAAGTCATCTTCTTCTCTATCGTCAGGGGCACCTTGTCTATTCGACCTTGCTGGGTCTGGGTGACTTTGAGCCGACTCTGCGGGATCTGCGCCCCTCCATCCTGGAACAATTGGAAAAGAGCGGGTTTGTGTCCATGGTCTCCGGTGCCCAGAGCATGATTCTCATCTCTCTCCCGGGATCACTCACACAGGTTGCCTTCTCCAGGCCCCGCGAGGATCTGGCTCCTGCTCTCCCGCGATGGTTTGATATCCTGGCCGGTACGGGTTTGACCCTGTTCGGTCTTTTACTTCTCTTCATTCTTGCCTCATCCAGGAAAATTGTCTCTCCTCTGCTGCATCTGACACAGGAAGCACGTTCAGTAATGTCCGGTGAACTTTCCCATCTCTCCGTTCAATATGGAGCCCGGGAGGTGGAAACTCTCTCTCAAGCTCTTGTTTCCATGGTGGACACACTTCGCAAGGAAAAGGAATCCCTCGCGATTCTTGTGGACAATCTTCCTCCCGCTGTGGCCCTTGTGGACAAATACAAGTCGATCCTGCAGGCAAATGAAGCTTTTCGTAACCTTCTCTCTACGGTCTCTCTGGAGGATATTCTTCAAGCCAAGAATAAGATGGTCTCAGCCGGACAGGAATGGCAGATTCAGCAGGTTCCTTTACATGGAGATCGTATGCTCATTGTGGCTGAAGATCTCACGGATGTGATGAAGAGTGAACGATATGAAGCCTGGTTCCGGATGGCCCGCATCATTGCGCACGAAATTAAAAATCCATTGACTCCGTTAAGGCTTACGCTGGATTATATAAACGAGATTGCAAATCGAAACCCGAAGGAACTGCTGGAGGAGCTTCCACAGTTGACGGTGGAAATGATAGAACAGATGGATGAATTGAATCGAACCGCATCTGAATTTTCAGATTTTGCAAAGATTACGGAGGCTCACAAAGAACTCTTTGATTTTCGTAACTCCATCGAACAATGGCTCGCCCCCTTTCTCCATCACGGGAATGTCACGATCCTGCTTCCTGAAGGTCCTGTGTGGATCGAAGGGGATGAGCGGCTGCTGAGAAGAGCTGTATTGAATATCATGAATAACGCATTGCAGTCTTCATCTCCAAGCCCTCCCGTAGAAGTACTTCTTTCCGCCAGCGAGGAAACCACTATTCTGAGTATATCCGACGAAGGCCCGGGTGTGCCAGATGCCATGCTCTATCAGATATTTGAGCCTTATTTCTCGACCAAAGTCGGAGGGACAGGACTGGGGCTTGCCATTGCGCGTCGGATTATATCGGACCATGGGGGGCATGTGGAGGCGGAAAATAGAGAGAATGGCGGATTCATCATACGAATTCACTTTCCTCCCGGTAAAACGCCGTGA
- the hutU gene encoding urocanate hydratase, protein MTIVHAKRGTDLECKGWLQEAPLRMLLNNLDPEVAEIPEELVVYGGSGKAARNWEAFHAIVRSLQSLDSDETLLVQSGKPVGIFKTHEDAPRVLIANSNLVPAWATWEEFRRLDALGLIMYGQMTAGSWIYIGTQGILQGTYETFNECARQHFGGSLKGRLLVTAGLGGMGGAQPLACTMAGGVCLAAEIDPDRIRRRLDTEYLDESFDDVDRAIDRALEAKEHGEAVSIGVAVNATDLLTRLIERNITPDALTDQTSAHDELNGYIPCGMTYPEALQLRKSDPESYIQKSYETMALHVRSMLTLQERGSITFDYGNNIRAQAKKAGVNNAFDFKGFVPLFIRPLFCQGKGPFRWAVLSGDPEDLYRTDQAVLETFPDNEPLKRWIQMAQKRVKFQGLPSRICWLGYGERDKMGLVFNDLVARGEVKAPIVIGRDHLDSGSVASPNRETEGMKDGSDAIADWPLLNAMLNTAAGATWVSIHHGGGVGMGFSIHAGMVVVADGTQAQARRLKRVLTTDPGTGVMRHVDAGYDEAMDMARRFGIKIPMMK, encoded by the coding sequence ATGACAATCGTTCACGCAAAAAGGGGGACGGACCTTGAGTGCAAGGGTTGGCTTCAGGAAGCCCCTTTACGGATGTTGCTAAACAACCTTGACCCTGAAGTGGCGGAGATTCCTGAAGAGCTGGTGGTGTATGGAGGCAGTGGTAAAGCTGCCCGCAACTGGGAAGCATTTCACGCGATCGTCAGATCCCTGCAGTCTCTTGATTCCGATGAAACCCTTCTGGTTCAATCAGGGAAACCGGTCGGAATCTTCAAAACACACGAAGATGCACCCAGAGTCCTCATCGCCAATTCCAACCTGGTTCCTGCCTGGGCTACCTGGGAAGAGTTCAGACGACTGGATGCCCTCGGGCTCATCATGTATGGACAAATGACTGCAGGATCCTGGATCTATATCGGGACCCAGGGCATTCTCCAGGGTACCTACGAGACCTTTAATGAGTGTGCCAGACAACATTTCGGCGGGAGTCTCAAGGGTCGTCTCCTCGTTACCGCCGGATTGGGAGGCATGGGGGGGGCTCAGCCCCTCGCGTGCACAATGGCAGGGGGAGTGTGTCTGGCTGCGGAAATCGATCCCGACAGAATCCGGAGAAGGCTCGATACGGAATATCTGGATGAATCCTTTGACGATGTGGACAGGGCCATCGACCGTGCCCTGGAGGCAAAAGAACATGGAGAGGCCGTGTCGATTGGTGTGGCCGTCAATGCGACCGATCTACTGACTCGATTGATCGAGCGGAATATCACTCCCGACGCCTTGACCGACCAGACCAGTGCCCATGATGAGCTCAACGGATATATACCATGCGGCATGACCTATCCGGAAGCACTCCAGCTCAGAAAATCAGATCCGGAGTCTTACATCCAGAAATCCTATGAAACGATGGCCCTGCACGTGAGGAGTATGCTCACGCTTCAGGAGCGGGGCTCCATCACTTTCGACTACGGAAACAATATCCGTGCGCAGGCCAAGAAGGCGGGAGTGAACAATGCCTTTGATTTCAAGGGTTTTGTGCCGCTCTTCATCCGCCCCCTCTTCTGCCAGGGAAAGGGTCCCTTTCGCTGGGCCGTTCTCTCCGGAGATCCGGAAGATCTTTATCGTACCGACCAGGCCGTTCTGGAAACCTTTCCCGATAATGAGCCTTTAAAACGCTGGATCCAGATGGCTCAGAAGAGGGTCAAATTTCAGGGTCTGCCATCCAGAATCTGCTGGCTGGGATATGGCGAGAGGGATAAGATGGGGCTCGTATTCAACGACCTTGTCGCTCGTGGTGAGGTGAAGGCTCCTATCGTAATTGGCCGTGATCATCTCGACTCAGGTTCAGTTGCATCTCCGAACCGGGAAACCGAAGGGATGAAAGATGGAAGTGATGCTATTGCGGACTGGCCTCTGTTAAATGCGATGTTAAACACTGCCGCAGGGGCTACCTGGGTCTCCATTCATCACGGTGGGGGAGTGGGGATGGGATTTTCCATACACGCGGGAATGGTGGTTGTGGCGGATGGTACACAAGCCCAGGCAAGGAGATTGAAAAGAGTACTGACGACGGATCCGGGGACCGGGGTCATGCGCCATGTGGATGCGGGGTATGATGAAGCGATGGATATGGCGCGGCGTTTTGGCATAAAGATCCCCATGATGAAGTGA
- the gltX gene encoding glutamate--tRNA ligase yields the protein MTVRVRFAPSPTGYLHVGGARTAVYNYLFARKRGGTFILRIEDTDVERSTQAAIATILEGMEWMGLSWDEGPFYQSQGLKDHVEAANRLIDQGAAYRCFATSDELKEQREAFMKEGKTWRYDERYRSMDPEESKAMAERGVPYVIRFRVPRETGKIVSFQDLVYGPQERSTAEMEDFAMVRPDGSPLYNLSVVMDDSSMNISHVIRGQDHLANTFKQILLYESLGKPTPEFAHLPLILAPDKSKLSKRKHGEVVSVTAYRDRGFLPHAFVNFLSLVGWNPGEDREIMSMDELVELFDLSRVNRANAVFNFDESRGEWTDKKAIWMNGQYISSTPIETLIPWIRQILQKHDLWSDSFENECRNWFIRCMDQLRQRFFSLEDFATLGRAYLSDEYAMDPAGYEKRVLKQAEPLLDLLPKVISLLEEIDPFEHDPLDAAITSFCERENVKMGLINNAIRVLVTGQPVGPGIYEVLSLIGKERVLMRLQKGLSNLQ from the coding sequence ATGACTGTCCGAGTACGATTTGCTCCATCCCCCACGGGATACCTCCACGTCGGAGGAGCCCGAACCGCCGTCTATAATTACCTCTTCGCCCGCAAGCGTGGAGGAACCTTTATCCTTCGGATCGAGGATACCGATGTTGAACGGTCCACGCAGGCCGCGATCGCCACGATCCTGGAAGGCATGGAGTGGATGGGACTTTCCTGGGACGAAGGTCCCTTCTATCAGAGTCAGGGTCTCAAGGATCACGTGGAAGCCGCGAATCGCCTCATCGATCAGGGTGCCGCCTACCGCTGCTTTGCCACATCCGACGAGCTGAAAGAACAGCGGGAAGCCTTCATGAAGGAGGGAAAGACCTGGCGGTACGATGAGCGGTACCGATCCATGGATCCGGAGGAATCGAAGGCTATGGCTGAGAGGGGTGTTCCTTACGTGATCCGCTTTCGGGTTCCCCGGGAGACCGGTAAAATCGTATCCTTTCAGGACCTGGTTTACGGACCCCAGGAGCGGTCCACGGCGGAGATGGAAGACTTTGCCATGGTGCGGCCGGACGGTTCTCCCCTCTATAACTTAAGCGTGGTTATGGATGACTCCTCCATGAATATTTCCCACGTCATCCGGGGCCAGGACCATCTGGCCAATACTTTCAAGCAGATACTTCTTTATGAATCGCTGGGAAAACCTACTCCTGAATTTGCCCACCTTCCCCTGATTCTGGCTCCGGACAAGAGTAAGCTTTCGAAACGCAAGCACGGTGAAGTCGTTTCCGTTACAGCATACCGGGATCGTGGATTTCTGCCTCACGCCTTTGTAAATTTTCTCTCCCTCGTGGGATGGAATCCCGGTGAGGACCGGGAGATCATGTCCATGGACGAGCTGGTTGAACTCTTTGATCTCTCCCGTGTCAACCGCGCGAACGCCGTCTTTAACTTTGACGAGTCGCGAGGGGAGTGGACGGATAAAAAAGCCATATGGATGAACGGCCAGTACATCTCTTCCACGCCGATCGAAACACTCATCCCCTGGATCAGGCAGATACTTCAGAAGCACGATCTCTGGTCTGATTCGTTTGAGAATGAATGTCGAAACTGGTTTATCCGATGCATGGACCAGTTGCGTCAGCGATTTTTTTCTCTGGAAGACTTTGCCACGCTGGGCCGGGCCTACCTTTCTGATGAATACGCCATGGATCCGGCAGGGTATGAAAAACGTGTCCTTAAGCAGGCGGAGCCTTTGCTGGATTTGCTTCCGAAGGTCATTTCTTTACTGGAAGAGATCGACCCCTTTGAGCACGATCCCCTTGACGCTGCGATTACTTCCTTTTGTGAGCGGGAAAATGTGAAGATGGGTCTCATCAATAATGCCATCCGGGTTCTGGTGACCGGTCAGCCGGTAGGTCCTGGCATCTACGAGGTGTTATCTCTAATTGGCAAAGAGCGTGTCCTGATGCGTCTGCAGAAGGGTCTCTCCAATCTGCAATAA
- a CDS encoding glutamine--tRNA ligase/YqeY domain fusion protein — protein sequence MVNEHDSKRSAAVTESEASGEKTSSPVHFIKQIINEDRKNGKNDGRVHTRFPPEPNGYLHIGHAKAICLNFGLAAEYGGKCNLRFDDTNPLKEDQEYIDAIRHDVRWLGFDWEDREFYASDYFEQLYEWAVALIRKGKAYVCDLTPDEIREYRGTLTEPGKESPYRKRTIEENLDLFEKMKAGEFPNGARVLRARIDMAHPNLNMRDPVMVRILHASHPRSRDKWCVYPTYDWAHGQSDSIEGITHSICTLEFEAHRPLYDWFIRELGIHAPQQIEFARLNLTHTVMSKRKLLELVKSGIVSGWDDPRMPTLSGLRRRGYTPESIRDFCDRIGVAKRDSTVDIALLEHCLREDLNRRAPRYMGVARPLKVTITNYPEDRVESMDCINNPEDLEGGTRKVPFCRELYIEQEDFREDPPKKFYRLSPGREVRLRYAYYITCNDVVKDPKTGEIIELLCTYDPETRGGDSPDGRKVKATLHWVSARHAVPAEFRLYDHLFLSQDPEDVPEGQDYKEGINPDSLEVLDNARIEPAAAELRVGDFLQFERQGYFTVDPDSSRGGPVFNRSVTLKDSWAKIEKAMQVAS from the coding sequence ATGGTCAATGAACATGATTCCAAAAGATCGGCTGCGGTTACAGAGAGTGAGGCGTCGGGAGAAAAGACATCTTCCCCGGTTCATTTCATCAAGCAGATCATCAATGAGGACCGGAAAAACGGGAAGAATGACGGCCGGGTCCACACCCGCTTTCCCCCAGAGCCGAACGGCTATCTCCACATCGGTCACGCCAAGGCGATCTGCCTGAATTTCGGCCTGGCGGCGGAGTATGGCGGGAAGTGCAACCTGCGATTCGACGATACGAACCCCCTGAAGGAAGATCAGGAGTACATCGACGCGATCCGGCACGATGTCCGCTGGCTCGGATTTGACTGGGAGGACCGGGAGTTCTACGCCTCCGATTACTTCGAGCAGCTCTACGAGTGGGCGGTTGCCCTGATACGGAAGGGAAAAGCGTACGTTTGCGACCTCACTCCCGATGAAATTCGGGAATACCGGGGAACGCTCACCGAACCTGGAAAAGAAAGTCCGTACCGAAAGAGAACCATAGAAGAAAACCTTGATCTCTTCGAGAAAATGAAGGCCGGAGAATTTCCCAACGGAGCAAGGGTTCTCCGGGCCCGCATCGACATGGCCCATCCGAATCTAAACATGAGGGACCCGGTCATGGTGAGGATTCTCCATGCCTCTCACCCACGATCGAGGGACAAATGGTGTGTCTATCCAACCTACGATTGGGCCCACGGGCAGTCCGATTCGATCGAGGGAATCACCCACTCCATCTGTACGCTGGAGTTCGAGGCCCATCGGCCCCTATACGACTGGTTTATCCGGGAACTGGGCATCCATGCCCCCCAGCAGATCGAGTTTGCTCGCCTCAACCTGACCCACACGGTTATGAGCAAGCGCAAGCTTCTCGAACTGGTGAAAAGCGGAATTGTTTCCGGGTGGGACGATCCTCGAATGCCCACGTTGTCAGGACTGAGGCGCAGAGGGTACACACCGGAATCGATCCGCGATTTCTGTGATCGTATCGGTGTAGCCAAGAGGGACAGTACCGTCGATATTGCCCTGCTGGAGCACTGCCTCCGTGAAGATCTCAATCGCCGGGCTCCCCGCTACATGGGTGTGGCCCGTCCTCTGAAAGTCACCATCACGAACTACCCGGAAGACCGGGTCGAGTCTATGGATTGCATCAATAATCCGGAGGATCTGGAAGGTGGAACCCGTAAGGTGCCCTTCTGCCGGGAGCTCTATATCGAGCAGGAAGATTTCCGTGAGGATCCACCAAAGAAGTTTTACCGCCTGTCCCCCGGCAGAGAGGTCCGCCTTCGATACGCCTATTACATCACCTGCAATGATGTTGTGAAAGATCCGAAAACAGGTGAGATTATTGAGCTTCTTTGCACTTACGATCCGGAAACCAGGGGAGGGGATTCCCCGGACGGCAGGAAGGTGAAGGCCACCCTCCACTGGGTTTCCGCCAGGCACGCCGTTCCTGCGGAGTTCAGGCTCTACGATCATCTCTTTCTCTCCCAGGATCCTGAGGATGTTCCGGAGGGTCAGGATTACAAGGAAGGGATCAATCCGGATTCCCTTGAAGTATTGGACAATGCCCGCATCGAACCCGCCGCGGCGGAGCTCAGGGTGGGAGACTTCCTGCAGTTTGAACGCCAGGGATATTTCACCGTTGACCCGGATTCCTCCAGGGGCGGTCCGGTCTTTAACCGGAGCGTCACCCTGAAAGATTCATGGGCGAAAATTGAAAAGGCCATGCAGGTGGCGAGTTAG
- the atpC gene encoding ATP synthase F1 subunit epsilon, producing MKLEIVTQTRKLVDSDVDSVFFPGFKGEAGILPGHAPLLATLGIGELRYRTGVRESYLAISHGFAEILPDRIIILAEEAEKPEEIDVEKAKEEARVAQEAMQKTYGQELVKARAQLLKAHTQISVAKRISRD from the coding sequence ATGAAGCTGGAAATCGTCACCCAGACCCGGAAACTTGTTGATTCCGACGTGGATAGCGTTTTTTTTCCGGGTTTCAAAGGTGAAGCTGGGATTCTGCCGGGGCATGCGCCTCTTCTGGCCACCCTGGGAATCGGAGAGCTCCGATATCGGACGGGGGTGAGGGAATCGTACCTCGCGATCAGCCATGGCTTTGCAGAGATCCTTCCTGACAGAATCATCATCCTGGCGGAGGAGGCTGAAAAGCCGGAAGAAATTGACGTGGAAAAGGCAAAAGAAGAGGCCCGGGTCGCCCAGGAAGCCATGCAGAAGACCTACGGGCAGGAACTGGTTAAAGCCAGGGCTCAGCTTTTGAAGGCCCACACCCAGATCTCCGTTGCCAAACGGATTTCCCGCGACTGA